A window from Candidatus Krumholzibacteriota bacterium encodes these proteins:
- a CDS encoding ATP-grasp domain-containing protein, with the protein MFFADKPYISEFFKKTVRDNSIPVVSTDIAKKLGLYSGTNLVSEEEAIEIFRNSDNPSVYTTSENSIGWISKNLAFSGLPGKIDLFKDKIKFRQLTESVFRDLFFMEVRAGDLEEIRFEDIPLPFVIKPAVGFFSMGVYKVSTREEWVKTIGLITEEIKQLKGLYPEKVLDTGSFIIEEYVEGEEFAVDAYYDSSGEPVILGILKHIFSSDEDVSDRVYITSKEIIENNIEEFTDFAGKIGRLTGVKNFPVHIELRRENSGTLLPVEVNPMRFGAWCTTADISYLAYGFNPYLYYYSRKRPQWPRILEGKEGKLYALIVLDNSTGIEGDKVTSFDYDKLLSRFENPLELRKIDYKEYPVFGFLLTETSGDNFVELQRILDSDLKEFISTR; encoded by the coding sequence ATGTTTTTCGCGGATAAACCATACATCTCGGAATTTTTCAAGAAGACTGTCCGGGACAACTCGATTCCCGTTGTAAGTACGGATATAGCAAAGAAGCTCGGTCTTTACAGCGGGACTAACCTTGTGAGTGAAGAGGAAGCAATTGAAATTTTTCGGAATTCTGATAATCCCTCCGTTTATACTACATCTGAGAACTCAATAGGATGGATATCAAAGAATCTGGCATTCAGCGGGCTGCCCGGCAAAATTGATTTATTCAAGGACAAGATCAAATTCAGACAGCTTACTGAATCTGTCTTTCGGGATCTGTTCTTCATGGAGGTTCGAGCTGGAGATTTAGAAGAGATAAGGTTTGAGGATATTCCTCTCCCCTTTGTTATCAAACCGGCAGTTGGATTTTTCAGCATGGGGGTTTATAAGGTTTCCACACGCGAAGAGTGGGTAAAGACAATTGGTTTGATAACAGAGGAGATAAAACAGTTGAAAGGGTTGTACCCGGAAAAGGTGTTAGATACGGGGTCATTCATTATCGAAGAATACGTTGAAGGTGAAGAATTTGCCGTTGACGCCTATTATGATTCTTCGGGCGAACCAGTGATCTTAGGTATCCTGAAACATATATTTTCTTCAGACGAAGATGTCAGTGACAGGGTTTATATTACATCCAAGGAGATTATCGAAAATAATATTGAAGAGTTCACCGATTTCGCGGGGAAAATAGGCCGGTTGACCGGGGTAAAAAACTTCCCGGTCCATATCGAGCTCCGCAGGGAGAACAGCGGCACTCTCCTGCCCGTTGAAGTAAACCCGATGCGTTTCGGCGCCTGGTGTACAACGGCGGACATTTCATATCTGGCATACGGGTTTAATCCCTATCTGTATTATTACTCACGGAAGAGGCCTCAGTGGCCGAGGATTCTGGAAGGAAAAGAAGGAAAGCTTTACGCTCTCATTGTGCTGGACAATTCAACCGGCATAGAGGGAGATAAGGTCACTTCTTTTGACTACGACAAACTGCTTTCAAGGTTTGAAAATCCGTTAGAGCTCAGGAAAATCGATTACAAGGAGTATCCGGTATTCGGTTTTCTGCTCACAGAAACAAGCGGGGACAATTTTGTCGAGCTTCAAAGAATACTGGATTCGGATCTGAAAGAATTTATATCAACGCGGTAA
- the tuf gene encoding elongation factor Tu — protein sequence MAKEKFERTKPHLNVGTIGHVDHGKTTLTAAMTKHLATKGWADFVPFDEIDKAPEERDRGITIATAHVEYETENRHYAHVDCPGHADYIKNMITGAAQMDGAIVVVSAADGPMPQTREHILLARQVNVPALLVFMNKTDMVDDPELIELVELEVRELLDEYEFPGDEIPIIKGSALKALESDDPDSEEAKCIWELMDALDSYIPEPERDLDKPFLMPVEDVFSITGRGTVGTGRIERGIVNVGENVEIVGIRDTQKTVVTGVEMFRKLLDEGRAGDNVGLLLRGINKKDLLRGMVAAKPGSITPHKKFKCKVYVLKKEEGGRHTPFFEGYRPQFYFRTTDVTGVATLPEGTEMVMPGDDVELTVELISPIAMEKELRFAIREGGRTVGAGVVTEIIE from the coding sequence ATGGCTAAGGAGAAATTTGAAAGGACCAAGCCGCATTTAAATGTAGGGACAATAGGGCACGTGGATCATGGCAAGACGACGCTGACAGCGGCTATGACGAAGCATCTGGCGACGAAGGGTTGGGCGGATTTCGTTCCGTTTGACGAGATAGACAAGGCGCCGGAGGAGAGAGACAGAGGCATAACGATAGCCACGGCGCATGTTGAATACGAGACTGAGAACCGGCATTACGCGCATGTGGATTGTCCCGGTCACGCGGATTACATTAAGAATATGATAACCGGCGCGGCGCAGATGGACGGGGCTATAGTGGTAGTGAGTGCCGCGGACGGGCCCATGCCGCAGACGAGGGAGCATATACTTTTGGCGCGGCAGGTTAATGTGCCGGCGCTTCTGGTATTTATGAACAAGACGGACATGGTTGATGATCCGGAGCTTATAGAGCTTGTGGAGCTTGAGGTGAGGGAGCTTTTGGACGAGTATGAATTTCCCGGGGACGAGATACCGATAATAAAGGGCAGCGCGCTTAAGGCTCTTGAGAGCGATGATCCGGATTCGGAAGAGGCCAAGTGTATATGGGAGCTGATGGATGCGTTGGACAGTTATATACCCGAGCCGGAGAGGGATTTGGACAAGCCGTTTTTGATGCCTGTCGAGGATGTCTTTTCGATAACGGGAAGGGGCACGGTAGGAACGGGAAGGATAGAGCGCGGGATAGTAAATGTAGGTGAAAATGTGGAGATAGTGGGGATAAGGGACACGCAGAAGACCGTAGTGACGGGAGTGGAGATGTTCAGGAAGCTTCTTGATGAGGGTAGAGCCGGGGACAATGTCGGGTTGCTGCTCAGAGGGATAAACAAGAAGGATCTGCTTCGAGGGATGGTAGCCGCGAAGCCCGGATCGATAACGCCTCATAAGAAGTTCAAGTGCAAGGTATATGTATTGAAGAAGGAAGAGGGCGGTCGTCACACGCCGTTTTTTGAAGGGTACAGGCCGCAGTTTTATTTTCGCACGACAGATGTAACGGGAGTAGCAACGCTGCCGGAAGGCACGGAGATGGTAATGCCGGGTGATGATGTTGAGCTGACGGTGGAGCTGATAAGCCCGATAGCGATGGAGAAGGAGTTGCGGTTTGCTATCCGTGAAGGCGGAAGAACCGTCGGAGCTGGTGTTGTAACTGAAATTATTGAGTAA
- the rpmG gene encoding 50S ribosomal protein L33, translating to MRQKVTMACTKCKNRNYQTTKNRRLHPDRLEQKKYCRFCGKHTLHKQTR from the coding sequence ATGAGACAGAAAGTAACTATGGCTTGCACGAAGTGCAAGAATAGGAATTACCAGACAACAAAGAACAGGCGTCTGCATCCTGACAGATTAGAACAGAAGAAATACTGCAGATTCTGCGGTAAGCACACGCTGCACAAACAAACGAGGTAG
- the secE gene encoding preprotein translocase subunit SecE has translation MIEKIGNFFREVKVEMKKVTWPSREELKESTKLVIIASFVVTVFIGVVDNILSFIIRYLLGW, from the coding sequence ATGATAGAAAAAATTGGAAATTTTTTCAGAGAAGTAAAAGTGGAAATGAAGAAAGTAACGTGGCCTTCTCGTGAAGAACTGAAAGAATCCACAAAACTGGTAATTATTGCTTCCTTTGTAGTAACTGTTTTCATCGGTGTTGTTGATAACATACTTTCGTTTATCATCAGATATCTGCTGGGATGGTAA
- the nusG gene encoding transcription termination/antitermination protein NusG translates to MGEEISKNKTEELADKENKNSVSDQENHPEEKAAEAGKAEDSSKSTAPDEPEERGEGKDDQNIQKTEDNDQYKNMKWYVVHTYSGREKKVRDSIERIAKNSGLEDKFGNILVATEEVAEMKKGKKKVRERKLFPSYIVIQMEMSNETWNLVENVTGVTHFVGGREKPLPIPKKDVDRILGRMEKREGIIPEVPFTLGEHVNVVDGPFSEFTGIVDEISPERGKLKVLVSIFGRETPVELDFLQVKPL, encoded by the coding sequence ATGGGCGAAGAAATTTCAAAAAATAAGACAGAAGAATTAGCTGATAAGGAAAATAAAAACAGCGTTTCTGATCAGGAGAATCACCCGGAAGAGAAGGCGGCTGAGGCGGGGAAAGCTGAGGATTCTTCAAAGAGCACCGCGCCAGATGAGCCCGAAGAGAGGGGTGAAGGTAAGGACGATCAGAATATTCAAAAGACAGAAGATAATGATCAATATAAAAATATGAAATGGTATGTCGTTCACACCTATTCCGGGCGGGAAAAGAAAGTGCGCGATTCAATAGAAAGAATTGCGAAAAATTCCGGATTAGAGGATAAGTTCGGGAATATACTTGTGGCAACTGAAGAAGTAGCGGAGATGAAGAAGGGTAAGAAGAAAGTAAGAGAACGCAAACTCTTTCCCAGCTATATAGTGATCCAGATGGAAATGAGCAATGAAACATGGAATCTTGTCGAGAATGTTACGGGAGTTACGCATTTTGTGGGGGGGAGAGAGAAACCCCTGCCCATTCCCAAAAAGGATGTGGACAGAATACTGGGAAGGATGGAGAAGAGAGAAGGGATTATTCCCGAAGTTCCTTTCACATTGGGTGAACACGTTAATGTTGTCGATGGACCGTTTTCTGAGTTTACAGGTATTGTTGATGAAATAAGCCCGGAACGGGGCAAATTGAAGGTCCTGGTAAGTATTTTCGGAAGAGAAACGCCGGTTGAGCTTGATTTTCTTCAGGTAAAGCCGCTGTAA
- the rplK gene encoding 50S ribosomal protein L11 has product MAKKRKKKILKVIKLQIPGGKATPAPPVGPALGQLQVSSMDFCKQFNSATEKMVGSIVPVEITVYADKSFTFETKSPPASEFLRKAAKIAKGSGEPNKEKVAKISLAQVEEIAKEKMKDLNAYNLEAAVKIVKGSARSMGIVVEN; this is encoded by the coding sequence ATGGCTAAAAAAAGAAAAAAGAAGATTCTAAAGGTTATTAAACTTCAGATTCCCGGCGGAAAGGCTACGCCGGCTCCTCCTGTTGGACCAGCGCTGGGCCAGCTTCAGGTAAGTTCGATGGATTTTTGCAAACAGTTTAACTCGGCGACTGAAAAGATGGTTGGCAGTATTGTTCCCGTAGAGATAACTGTTTATGCTGATAAGAGTTTCACTTTTGAGACGAAATCGCCGCCGGCGTCAGAATTCTTAAGAAAAGCGGCAAAGATCGCCAAGGGTTCGGGGGAACCGAACAAGGAGAAAGTGGCGAAAATATCATTAGCCCAAGTAGAAGAGATTGCCAAAGAAAAAATGAAGGATTTAAATGCCTATAATCTTGAAGCCGCTGTAAAGATCGTAAAAGGCAGCGCCAGGAGTATGGGGATAGTTGTTGAAAACTAG
- the rplA gene encoding 50S ribosomal protein L1 — protein sequence MKHGKRYVDNQKEIDPAKEYPLGEAVELIKSQKPANFDEGIEFSARLGVNPKHADQQVRGTVMLPHGTGKKVRVLVFAQGDKEREALEAGADYAGFDEYIEKINDGWFEFDVAIATPDMMSEVGKLGRFLGPRGLMPNPKAGTVSSDVTKAVTEAKAGKLEYRVDKNGNIHVQVGKMSFDKEKLADNISAIVKELLRAKPSAAKGRYFLTIYISSTMGPSIKLDRTSIVDIAR from the coding sequence ATGAAGCACGGCAAAAGATATGTGGACAACCAGAAAGAGATAGATCCAGCAAAAGAATATCCTCTAGGTGAAGCTGTGGAACTCATTAAGAGTCAGAAACCGGCGAATTTTGATGAAGGGATTGAATTTTCAGCCAGGCTCGGAGTCAATCCCAAGCATGCCGACCAGCAGGTAAGGGGAACGGTGATGCTTCCTCACGGAACGGGCAAGAAAGTAAGAGTTTTGGTTTTTGCCCAGGGCGACAAGGAACGCGAAGCTCTGGAAGCCGGAGCCGATTACGCGGGTTTTGACGAGTATATTGAGAAGATAAATGATGGATGGTTTGAGTTTGACGTTGCCATCGCGACCCCCGATATGATGAGCGAAGTCGGCAAACTGGGCCGCTTTTTGGGCCCCAGAGGACTGATGCCGAATCCAAAAGCGGGGACGGTGTCGTCCGATGTGACAAAGGCGGTCACTGAGGCAAAGGCGGGAAAGCTGGAATACCGTGTTGACAAAAACGGTAATATCCATGTTCAAGTGGGGAAGATGTCTTTCGATAAGGAGAAACTCGCTGATAATATCAGTGCGATAGTGAAAGAGCTTCTCAGAGCTAAACCTTCCGCCGCTAAAGGGAGATATTTCTTAACTATTTATATCTCAAGTACCATGGGTCCTTCCATTAAACTTGACAGAACATCAATAGTAGATATAGCGAGATAA
- the rplJ gene encoding 50S ribosomal protein L10: MVQQAKIDRVDELVELLKGAKSVILNDYKGLDVAAISKLRRECYENNVTFRVIKNTLAVRAFDSMGIEGMNKFFSGPTAFAVSAEEEVLPAQILKKFADEHELPRFKGALVNGRILDEKKTVAFASLPGKAELQAKLVGTLQNPVRGLINCLDASRRNLVYVLHAISEKKGAA; the protein is encoded by the coding sequence ATGGTGCAGCAGGCCAAAATAGACAGAGTTGACGAGCTCGTAGAGCTCTTGAAAGGAGCTAAGAGTGTAATATTGAATGACTATAAGGGGTTGGATGTTGCCGCAATTTCGAAGCTCAGGCGAGAATGTTATGAAAATAATGTCACTTTCAGGGTTATCAAAAACACCCTGGCTGTCAGAGCGTTCGACAGTATGGGCATAGAGGGTATGAATAAATTTTTCTCCGGACCGACAGCTTTTGCTGTCAGCGCCGAAGAAGAAGTCCTGCCCGCTCAGATTTTAAAGAAATTTGCCGATGAACATGAATTACCCCGTTTTAAGGGGGCTTTGGTAAACGGCCGTATTCTCGATGAAAAAAAGACGGTCGCATTTGCGTCACTCCCGGGCAAAGCCGAACTTCAGGCGAAACTGGTTGGGACACTTCAGAATCCGGTGCGAGGTCTTATTAACTGCCTCGATGCTTCCCGTCGGAATCTTGTATATGTTCTCCATGCCATTTCCGAAAAGAAGGGAGCGGCTTAA
- the rplL gene encoding 50S ribosomal protein L7/L12, with amino-acid sequence MVDMVKELTVMELSELVEVLEDLFGVSASAPVAMMAGGAAGAQAGGEEEEQTEFDVVLKDIGSQKIQVIKVIRSITDLGLIEAKKLVESAPVPVKEGVAKDEADELKSKIEEVGATVELK; translated from the coding sequence ATAGTGGATATGGTCAAAGAACTGACTGTAATGGAACTTTCGGAGCTCGTAGAAGTTCTCGAAGATCTCTTTGGTGTCAGCGCTTCTGCTCCCGTAGCTATGATGGCTGGAGGCGCCGCGGGCGCTCAGGCCGGCGGAGAGGAAGAAGAGCAAACTGAATTTGACGTGGTTCTGAAAGATATAGGAAGCCAGAAAATTCAGGTAATTAAGGTTATCCGGTCGATTACAGACCTGGGACTTATTGAAGCTAAGAAGCTTGTTGAATCCGCGCCGGTACCCGTCAAAGAGGGTGTCGCCAAGGATGAAGCGGATGAACTTAAATCTAAGATAGAAGAAGTTGGAGCTACCGTAGAACTTAAGTAA
- the rpoB gene encoding DNA-directed RNA polymerase subunit beta: protein MSKRIDYRKTPKVMGLPHLLDLQLSSYDTFLQPKVSKEKRKDVGLESVFKSIFPIVSSRGNFSLEYLGYNVGEPKYSVEECRDRDLTYAVPLKASLRLVIMEKGADKEAIKDIIQSDVYLGEIPLITDRGTFIINGAERVIVSQLHRSPGAVFSDKYHANGKRLFSARIIPYRGSWVQFAVDVNDVMYVYIDRRRKMPVTTLLKAMGFEPDSAIIKLFHKKEVYKLSPRKNKKDNALIDKAVAEDIVDPETGEIIIECGKLITEEILTSMKERKISKLVLVKKKKGLDSDVILKTLAKDKTSNSEEALKRIYNLLRPGNPPTLETAKALLQRLFFNPKRYDLARVGRYKINKRLGIDVPIETTTLTPKDFIAVVANLINLKETDGPVDDIDHLGNRRVRSIGELLSNQFSIGLSRMARIIRERMTIQESDNPTPYDLVNARTVSAVIQSFFGSSQLSQFMDQTNPIAELTHKRRLSALGPGGLTRERAGFEVRDVHFTHYGRLCPIETPEGPNIGLITSLASFGHLNEFGFLETPYLKVKDGVVTDEVEMLSADMEDDMIIAHGSSPVDKKGKFTSDKIMARSKGDFVLVDPKGINYIDISTNQLVGISAALIPFLEHDDANRALMGCNMQRQAVPLLKPEAPLVGTGLESKAAYDSGVLAIAKRSGTVKNVSADRIQISYNVDSSDSDLDDFSGFGGIDEYRLVKYKRSNQDTCINQKPIVNLGDKIKKGDVIADASASVKGDLAIGRNLLVAFMPWRGYNYEDAIAISERLVKEDVLTSIHVEEYELQVRDTKAGKEEITRELPNVGEDSLSNLDGDGIIMVGARVKTGDILVGKVTPKGETELTPEERLLKAIFGEKAGDVRDASLKAGTGMDGIVIDVKLFSRKERDDRAKNQEKKEIKALEKKFQEKKEFVKSKRKERLEKLMLGQTTEKLIHSETGEIQAKAGRKITEKLLDTIDVDYLHWGLPIVKNSKVDEKIQSLMETATRAIDGIDAKYEKEVERVKRGDELPPGVNKLVKVYVARKRKIAVGDKISGRHGNKGVISTIVPEEDMPYMEDGTPVDILLNPLGVPSRMNVGQILETHLGWATQKQGARAITPVFNGATVSEIKEALKESGLPEDGKAVLYDGRSGEVFDNKVTVGYIYMMKLSHLVDDKIHARSIGPYSLVSQQPLGGKAQFGGQRFGEMEVWALEAYGAAYCLQEMLTVKSDDVSGRSKVYESIVKGGTAPEPGLPESFSVLLKELQSLCLDVSLERE from the coding sequence ATGTCTAAGCGAATCGATTACAGAAAAACTCCCAAAGTGATGGGGCTTCCCCATTTGTTGGATCTGCAGCTATCATCTTATGACACTTTTCTCCAGCCGAAAGTTTCGAAGGAGAAAAGGAAAGACGTTGGGTTGGAGTCGGTTTTTAAATCGATATTTCCCATTGTATCATCGAGGGGTAATTTTTCACTGGAGTATCTTGGTTATAACGTAGGTGAACCGAAGTATTCAGTTGAGGAATGCAGGGACCGGGATCTCACTTACGCGGTTCCGCTGAAGGCTTCTCTGCGTCTTGTTATAATGGAAAAGGGTGCCGACAAGGAAGCTATAAAAGACATTATCCAGAGTGATGTCTATCTTGGTGAAATTCCTCTTATAACGGATAGAGGCACTTTTATCATCAATGGCGCGGAAAGGGTAATTGTAAGTCAGCTGCACCGTTCTCCCGGAGCGGTTTTCAGCGACAAATACCACGCTAACGGAAAAAGACTCTTCAGCGCCAGGATAATTCCATACCGGGGATCATGGGTGCAATTCGCGGTAGATGTCAATGACGTAATGTACGTTTACATCGACCGCCGCCGGAAAATGCCCGTGACGACACTTCTCAAAGCGATGGGGTTTGAGCCGGACAGCGCTATCATAAAGCTTTTCCACAAAAAAGAGGTTTATAAATTATCACCGAGAAAGAACAAGAAAGATAACGCTCTGATCGACAAAGCCGTCGCGGAAGATATTGTTGATCCCGAAACAGGCGAAATAATCATTGAGTGCGGCAAATTGATTACTGAAGAGATTCTAACATCAATGAAAGAGAGAAAGATCTCAAAACTTGTCCTTGTAAAAAAGAAGAAGGGACTTGACAGTGATGTTATTCTCAAAACTCTCGCTAAGGACAAGACTTCCAATAGTGAAGAGGCTTTGAAGCGGATCTACAATCTGCTGCGGCCCGGGAATCCGCCAACTCTCGAAACGGCCAAAGCTCTTCTTCAGAGGTTGTTCTTCAATCCGAAGCGATACGATCTGGCGAGGGTGGGGCGATATAAGATAAATAAGCGTCTTGGTATAGATGTTCCAATTGAAACGACGACATTAACGCCCAAAGACTTTATTGCCGTTGTGGCGAACCTTATCAATCTCAAGGAAACTGACGGCCCGGTTGATGATATTGATCATCTGGGCAACAGGCGTGTCAGATCTATAGGAGAACTTCTCTCAAATCAGTTTTCAATAGGTCTTTCCAGGATGGCCAGAATAATCCGTGAGAGAATGACTATTCAGGAATCAGATAACCCGACACCCTATGATCTGGTTAACGCGAGGACTGTCAGCGCCGTGATACAATCCTTTTTCGGAAGCAGTCAGCTTTCGCAATTTATGGATCAGACTAACCCTATAGCCGAGCTGACTCACAAACGGCGTCTTTCAGCCCTTGGTCCGGGCGGATTGACACGGGAAAGAGCCGGATTTGAAGTCAGAGATGTGCATTTTACGCATTACGGCCGCCTGTGTCCCATTGAAACACCCGAGGGACCTAACATAGGTTTGATTACGTCACTTGCTTCTTTCGGCCACCTCAATGAATTCGGTTTTCTGGAAACACCGTATTTGAAAGTGAAGGACGGTGTTGTAACTGATGAAGTAGAGATGTTATCCGCTGATATGGAAGATGACATGATAATAGCCCATGGGAGTTCACCGGTTGATAAAAAAGGGAAGTTTACTTCTGATAAAATAATGGCAAGAAGTAAAGGCGATTTCGTACTTGTGGACCCTAAGGGTATTAATTATATAGATATTTCAACGAATCAGCTTGTTGGTATATCAGCCGCTCTTATACCTTTCCTCGAACATGATGATGCCAACAGAGCTTTAATGGGCTGCAATATGCAGCGTCAGGCTGTTCCCCTTCTGAAACCTGAAGCGCCGTTAGTCGGGACTGGTCTGGAAAGTAAAGCCGCGTACGATTCCGGGGTTCTCGCGATTGCCAAGAGAAGCGGTACGGTGAAAAACGTTTCCGCTGACAGAATACAGATTTCTTACAATGTCGACAGCAGTGACAGCGATCTGGATGATTTCTCGGGATTCGGCGGGATTGACGAGTACAGGCTGGTAAAATACAAGCGTTCAAACCAGGATACTTGTATTAACCAGAAGCCTATAGTAAACCTCGGTGATAAGATTAAGAAAGGCGATGTAATAGCCGATGCTTCAGCTTCTGTTAAAGGCGATCTGGCTATTGGAAGGAATCTGCTTGTCGCCTTTATGCCTTGGCGCGGGTATAACTACGAGGATGCCATTGCCATTAGCGAGAGGCTTGTGAAAGAAGACGTTTTGACCTCTATTCATGTCGAAGAGTATGAATTGCAGGTACGGGACACTAAAGCCGGCAAGGAAGAGATCACAAGGGAACTTCCGAACGTGGGAGAGGACTCATTGTCCAACCTCGATGGAGACGGAATAATAATGGTGGGAGCCCGTGTTAAAACCGGTGATATTCTTGTCGGAAAGGTTACCCCGAAGGGTGAAACCGAACTTACTCCCGAAGAAAGGCTGCTTAAAGCGATTTTTGGAGAAAAAGCGGGAGATGTGCGTGACGCTTCCCTCAAGGCCGGAACCGGCATGGACGGGATAGTAATTGACGTCAAACTATTTTCCAGGAAAGAACGTGATGATAGGGCGAAAAATCAGGAAAAGAAAGAAATCAAGGCCCTTGAGAAAAAATTCCAGGAGAAGAAGGAATTCGTAAAAAGCAAAAGAAAAGAAAGATTGGAAAAGTTAATGCTCGGGCAGACAACCGAGAAGCTGATTCATTCTGAAACCGGCGAGATACAGGCAAAAGCGGGCAGGAAGATTACGGAAAAATTACTCGATACCATAGATGTTGATTATCTGCACTGGGGACTGCCTATAGTGAAGAATTCAAAGGTTGACGAAAAGATTCAATCTTTGATGGAGACCGCCACGAGAGCTATTGACGGGATAGACGCGAAATATGAAAAAGAGGTCGAAAGAGTAAAACGCGGCGATGAACTTCCCCCCGGTGTAAACAAGCTTGTTAAAGTTTATGTTGCCCGGAAGAGGAAAATAGCTGTTGGCGATAAGATTTCCGGCCGGCACGGAAACAAAGGGGTTATTTCTACAATAGTACCCGAAGAAGATATGCCTTACATGGAAGACGGCACCCCCGTTGATATCTTACTGAATCCGCTGGGAGTACCGAGCAGGATGAATGTCGGACAGATTCTTGAGACACACCTCGGCTGGGCCACGCAGAAACAGGGAGCGAGAGCGATCACTCCCGTGTTTAACGGAGCGACAGTGTCCGAGATTAAAGAGGCATTGAAGGAATCCGGATTGCCCGAAGACGGGAAGGCTGTCCTCTACGACGGCAGGTCGGGCGAAGTTTTCGATAACAAGGTTACAGTCGGATATATTTATATGATGAAACTCTCACACCTTGTTGATGATAAAATTCACGCGAGGTCTATCGGGCCTTATTCACTTGTTTCACAGCAGCCGCTTGGAGGCAAGGCTCAGTTCGGCGGTCAGAGATTCGGTGAGATGGAGGTATGGGCTCTTGAAGCTTACGGAGCCGCCTATTGCCTTCAGGAAATGTTAACTGTCAAATCCGATGATGTAAGCGGAAGAAGTAAAGTATATGAATCAATCGTAAAGGGTGGAACCGCGCCCGAACCGGGTTTGCCGGAATCGTTTAGTGTGCTGTTAAAAGAACTTCAGAGTTTGTGTCTGGATGTAAGTCTTGAAAGGGAATAA